From the genome of Methanothrix sp.:
AGGATCTTTATGGAGAAGCTACTTGCACCCGGGCACAGGGCATGCGCAGGATGCTCAATGCCAACTGTGATCAATCTGGTACTGGACGCCGCTGGACCCAACACGATAGTTGCAACGCCAACAGGATGCATCGAGGTGACGACAACACCGTATCCTGAGAGCGCCTGGAGGGTTCCGTGGATCCACTCGCTCTTCGAGAATGCAGCGGCTGTCGCCTCTGGAATAGAAGCCGCTCTCAATCACTTCGGGAAAAACCATAACGTCTTCGTCATAGCCGGCGATGGCAGCACACTGGACATAGGCATGGGCTGCATATCCGGCATGTTCGATCGCGGGCACAATGTGAAGTATGTTTGCTATGATAATGAGGCGTACATGAACACAGGCGTCCAGAGGAGCAGCTCGACACCTCCATGCACATCAACGACGACCACGCCATCCGGAAAGGTCAGCTTCGGAAACCCGAGGCCGAAGAAGGACATGCCCGCCATAGCTGTCGCACACAGAGTGCCGTATGTCGCAACAGCCTCTGTCGCCTATCCTGTGGACCTCAGGCGGAAGGTGAAGAGGGCCATATCGATTCCAGGGCCTGCGTACATACAGGTCAACGCGCCGTGCATCACAGGCTGGTCGTTCGAGGCTGGGACCACTGTGGAGATAGCGCGGCTTGCGGTCGAGACCTGCCTCTGGCCTCTCTACGAGTACGTCAACGGAGAGCTTGCTGGCGTCAAGAAGATCCATGTAAAGAGGCCTGTTGAGGATTACCTCAAGGCACAGGGGAGGTACAGGCATCTCTTCCGCATGAAGGGTGGAGATGAGATGATCCGGGTCCTCCAGCAGATGGCTGATGAGAACGCCCGGAAGTTCGGACTTCTTTATGAGGGAGATGTCACGTGTACGTCGGGAGAATAGTCGCAGTCGGAATCTCCGGCGATGGGGTCTGGGTGGGCTACAGGGTCTCATCCAGATCCTTCCCGAACCGCAGGGCAACTGCATCCGGATCCTCGATATTTGTGCATCCTCTCGATCCATCCGATCTCCTGAAGAACCCCTACATAACATATCCATGCATAAGAGCCTCGAATGATTTCGCGGTCGTATCGAACGGAGATCACACAGACATGATATTCGACCGGATCGAGGACGGGTCAGGACCTCTGGACGCCGTGGCCCTGAGCCTGGTGGCCTACGGTTACGAGAGGGATGATCTCCGGACTCCTAGAATCGCCGGCGTCGTCTCAGGGCGGCGCGCGGTCATGGGAATCGCGGCTCACGATGAGATCCACGTCAGGGAGATCGAGCTTCATGATGGGGATGCATGGATGGTGGCGACGTATGAGAAGACCGGATTCGAGCCCGTATCCATGGAGGGGACTAGCGCATCGAGCATCGCTAGATCCCTCTTCGGCCTCCCCTTCGAGCGTCCGGTGTGCTCTGCTGCTGCGTTCAGGAAAGGAGATGGCTTTGAGCTTGCTGTGTACAATCCAAGGTGATCCGAATGGAGATTAATGGTGTGGAGATAGATGATACGTTCGCGGAGGCGTTCCCGATAAAGATTGGGAGGGTGCTGATAACCGCGATCAGTGAGCGCTGGGCGCTTGAGGCGGCCCGCGAGGCCACCGGCTTCGGGACCTCGGTGATAATGTGCCCTGCTGAGGCCGGAATAGAATGTATTGTTCCAACCACCGAGACGCCTGACGGTAGGCCCGGGGTATACATACAGATATGCAACATGAGCTGGAAGAGCCTGGAGACGTCGCTCCTGGCGCGCATAGGCCAGTGTGTCCTCACAGCTCCTACAACAGCTGTGTTCAACGGCCTGCCCGGGGCTGAGAGGCAGTTCGACACAGGAAAGAAGCTGGGCTACTTCGGAGATGGATACCAGTGCGAGATCGAGTACTGCAACAGGAAGTTCTGCAAGATCCCCATCATGGAGGGTGATTTCCTCGTGGAGGAGACCATCGGGGCAGTTGATGGGATAGCCGGCGGCAACTTCTACATTCTGGGGCAGAACCAGCCTGCTGCGCTCATGGCCGCTGAGGCCGCGGTCGATGCGATAAGCAAGCTCAGAGGGACGATAACGCCGTTCCCGGGAGGCGTGGTCGCGAGCGGCTCCAAGGTCGGGAGCAGGTACAAGTTCCTGAAGGCCTCTACGAATGTTGCATTCTGCCCCAGCCTGAAGGAGCAGGGGGTCTGCGCACTTCCTGAGAACGTCACTGCAGGGTACGAGATCGTGATCAACGGGATAAGCAGGGAGGCGATAGAGGAGGCGATGCGCGTCGGGATCAGGGCTGCCTGCAGGGTTCCCGGCGTGATCAGGATATCCGCGGGGAACTTCGGAGGCAAGCTGGGGCCGCATCAGTTCCATCTGCACAGGATACTCGAGCAATGAGTGTCGCTGTTCAGCGGGATCTGCCCCCCATTTTTGAGAGCAGCATCATGCGGTGAGCTGATCCAGATCTGAATGCTTCGCTGCCCTCTTGAAAGACTCTCACGCTGTCGGCTGAGTCCAGACTGAGCTCTGAGTCGAAACTGACGATCGGCCTGTAAAAACAGTTGGATGGACACGGCGGGATTCGGACCCGCGGCCTCTACCTTGCGAAGGTAGCGATCTTCCAGCTGATCTACGTGCCCACAAATTGGGAGGTCAGATGAGGCCTACCTCCTCGACCTCGACCGACTCCACGCCCTTCACCTTTGAGAACGCCTCCTCCACCTCCGCCGTCCCGCCGCCAGCCCTGTCGTCAAGGAGGACAACAGCTATCAGCGCCTTGAGGCCGAAGGCGATCGGTCGCACATCCATTGCGTGGAGCTTTACGGATGCTGGAACAACTGACCTGATGGATTCCTTCAGGGATTCCATGTCTATTTCAGTGCTCTCAGGCATGATTCTGATCTTTGCGGCTACAGTTCCCATCTTCAACACCTCATGGACCGGTGAAACCACAGCTCTTGCATGTGTAGATATTGCTCTGCTTCTTGCATCTGTTGCATCTGGCGATGATCACACCACAGCTCGGACATGGAAATCTGACGCCTCCGGTGCCAAGCAGGGTAACACCGCACGATATACACTTCTCTGGTACGTCTTTCATGCTTCTCCGGTCACTCCTTCTTGACGTCCTGCTATAAACTTTGCGATCTGAACAGCAGATGCCCAAAAAGCATGACAAATGCATTTGTCGCCCGTTAACCGCGGGCCGAACATTCGCGTTATGCACGCTGTTTTCCTGTGTTTCATGCCAACTGATGTTAGTTCTGTCATGCTCCAGGATGATTTGATCCTGAGTTCCCCATTTTTGGGCATACGGAACCGGAAGATAACGATTAGTGATGCCTATCAGGCTTCGCTCAATTGGTTTAACATGGAGTGGTAGCCCGGTTTTAGACGTTTCAGTGCCCAAATGATGGGGAGGCAAGGTTCGATCTCATTCCTGGCATATGCGGATTCATGGAGATTCAGTGGATCGCAAACACATCCTTGATCGGGTGAGTATTCCTATTAACCCCCCCTTTTCTGCGATCTGCCCATGTCGCTAAGTGATTATATAGATTATATTTTATATAATATAAAGCAGGTATTTAGGGATTCTCGGATTACCATATCACAGTCCCGCGGCATCTCTCAGGCAGCTCTTCAACCATCGCGATGAGCTCATCGGGAACGGAGCCGTTGAGGACGAAGCATCTCGTCCCACAGGATTCGATTATCCTCAGAGTGCCCTGATCCACGCAGCTCCGATGCCCCATGAGCTCAGATGCTCTCACAGCAGACACCAGCCTCCCTGAAATCATGACCCCATCGACATCCGTCACCTTTATCATATCCGAGCCGAGCCGGCACGCCACAAGCGCCGCGATGGCATCCGATGTGTAATCCCAGCTGTGCTCCAGCCCCCTGTCGTTCTCCAGGAGATACCTGTAAGGCCTCAGGACGCGAACACCCTGCGATTGAGAGAGAGCATCCACAGGCTCTGCGCCAGTCCCGTCTGTCAGGAGATACGCGTACTCCTCCATGGCCAGAACCGCCATCCAGTGCGCGGCCTCGTCGCTCACCATTCCCCTGTTATAAAGAGATCTCACAAGATCCGCCATCGGGCCGCCACCCGGAACCACCAGAAAGCCGTACCCGCTCTCAGCGAGAATGGAGAGCCTCAGAACGATCTCCTTCGCGCATCCGATCAGGCTTCCACCGATCTTCACGACATAAAAGCGCATGGTTTGTGTTGGAGAGCTGGGTAGATCTTAATCCTCGCGCATGTCACATCCCGGGCGCTCCGCGAATCTCCTCACGATCAGACGAGCTTGGCCTTGACCTTCTCGTAGAACCCATCCCTGCTGGCCTTCACGAACCGCGCCGGCCTCTCAGCTCTTCGCATGATTATCTCATCGCCATGCGTCACTGTCGCCATCGTCTGGCCGTCGACGACGACCAGCGCCTCCTTTCCCGGGAGCTTCAGATCGACCTCTATCAGACTGTCCCCGCGGATCACCCAGGGCCGGGCTGAGAGCTTGAACGGTGCCACAGGCACCAGGACTATCGCATCCAGGTGCGGGTCCACTATGGGCCCGCCGGCGGACATCGCATATGCTGTGGATCCTGTGGATGTCGCGAATATCATGCCGTCTGCGCGAAGCCGCTCCAGTGGCGATCCGTTGACCTTTATATCGAAATCGAGCATCTTGGCGGGACTGGAGGTTATGAGCGCGACCTCATTCGTCGCGGGCGGGAGCCTCTCCCCACGCAGCAGGGTCTCTATCCTGGTCCTCTCATCAACCTCAAAACCGAGAAGCAGATGCTCGATGGTCCTGACCGCATCCTTCGGCTCCACATCGACAAGGAACCCCACTGTGCCCATGTTTATGCCAAGAATCGGCCTGGGATCCTCCATCTTGTGTATCGTCCTGAGGATGGTACCGTCTCCACCTATCGAAACTATGAAGTCAACATCCATCTCCCCTACCGGTGTGCCCTTCAACCCAAGATGCTCCGCGAGCTCCGGATCGACAAAAATCTCAGCCCTGTCCCTGAAATGATCTATGAGGGATCCTGCAAGTTTTATCGAGTCTGCATCGTTTCGTGAGACAAAGCCTATTCTAATGGGTACCACCCTCTATCAGCTCCAGTATTTCTCTGTGCATGAGACCATTTGAAGCTATCAGGTCCGTCCTCTCCCACATGTTCCTGCTGAGGTGAAGCTTCCCTCCGCGAGAATCTGTGACCGTGCCTCCAGCCTCCTCCACCATGAGAATCCCAGCGATCACATCGACCACCCTGAGAGAGCCGCGGAGGTCTATGAAGGCGTCCAGTCTCCCGTCTGCGACGTAACAGAGCTCAAGCGAAGCCGCCCCAAGGTTTCTCATCCTCCTCACAACATCTCCAACGCCCACGATTCTCGATGTCCTCGGTCGCATTGTGTAAGCGGAGATGCTGAAGTCCCCGAGGCGTGCGGTTCCTGAGACCTTTATCGGTTCCACAGATGATTCCTCACGGTAAGCCCCGCCCCCCGGCTCCGCATAGTACCTCGTTCCCCTTACAAGGTCGCGCACGTACGCCAGATGAGTTGTGCCATCGCTTATGAAGATGGAAATCGCATAAAATGGGATCCCGTGTATCGCGTTGAATGTGCCGTCAAGCGGGTCGAGATGGATGAAGTAAGCTGGATCCTCTCCGATCACACTCTCCCCCATCTCCTCGCTCAGAACCCTGAATCCGCTGCCGCAATCCCTGAGCGGGGCGAGCGCCGCCTCCTCCGCGATCTGATCTATCGCCTTTGTGGGAGTTCCATCAGCTCCGATCTTTATGTGGGCGCCAGCGCCCGATGTACCGGCGATGCTGCTCACTGCGGATGCGACGTTCGCAGACATCGAGTCGCAGAGCGACTTCAGTTTAGCTCCAACCGCTGAGAGGCTCATGAGAATGCGTCTCCAGTATGCGTTTTGTGCGTCATGGTTTTGCCGTCCCGCGAGGATATCGATGTATGCCTATAAATACAGTACCGCCAGTTACCTGCACTGCTATCACAAGAGCACTGGCTGGCGCTGCCCTCATGCCCGGGTATTGCGCTGGCTGTGTGGGCCTGCAGCACACTTTATGGGAGCTCACAGCATGAAACGCATAGGTATAGCGGATACCACATTTGCCAGGTACGACATGGCCAGGGCCGCGATTCGCGAGATAAAGAAGCATGCGTCCGTGGAGATAGTCAGGTACACCGTTCCGGGTGTGAAGGATCTCCCCGTGGCTGCGAAGCGGCTCATCGAGGAGCATAAGTGCGATATCGTCATCGCTCTGGGGATGCCGGGCGCCGCGCCCATCGACAAGGTCTGCGCCCATGAGGCATCCACGGGCCTTATAATGGCCCAGCTCATGACGAACAGGCACATCATAGAGGTCTTCGTCCACGAGGACGAGGCCGCGGACGAGCGTGCTCTGGCCCGGCTCGCAGAGAAAAGGGCGGCAGAGCACGCACTGAACGCGATCAGGCTTCTCTTCAGGCCGGAGGAGCTGACCAGGATGGCGGGCACAGGCCAGAGGCAGGGATTCGAGGATGCTGGCCCGCTCGAGGGGGACGGCGGGACGCACTGACACTCCATGAGGAGACCGGTTCTGCGAGCTGTCGTAATCCGGTGCCCCTCATCTCCTCATCCGGATGCGCACGGATTCCGCGTGCGCCCTCAGCCCCTCAGACTCTGCCATCTTTATTATGACATCTGCGAGCGATTCGAGGCCCTCACCGGTCATGCTCTGTACTGATATCTTCTTTGTGAACGCATCTATGTTCAGGCCGGAGAAGATCTTTGCATAACCTGCTGTGGGAAGCACATGGTTCGTCCCTGTTGCGTAATCGCCGGCGGCGACCGGCGTGTAGTGCCCGAGAAAAACAGATCCCGCGTTTCTGACCATGTTCAGAGCATCCATCGGATCCCTGACCATCAGCTCCAGATGCTCCGGAGCGAATGCATTCGAGAACGCCATGGCATCATCCAGGCTCTCGGCAAGCAGGAGAGCGCATCGCTCCAGGCTCGCCTGGACTATATCCCTCCGCTCTGTCTTTTCTGCCTGGGATGAGAGCTCTGTCTCAACCGCCCTCATCAGTGGCTCGCTGGTTGTGACCACGACAGCTATGGATGATGGGTCGTGCTCCGCCTGAGCGATCATATCTGATGCTATGAACTCAGGATCAGCGGATGAATCCGCTACGATCAAAACCTCTGAAGGGCCAGCTGGAAAATCTATCTCGACGCTACCCCTGACGAGCATTTTCGCTGCGGTGACGTACACATTCCCGGGCCCGACTATCTTCTCAACCCGCTCGATGCTCTCCGTGCCGAGAGCCATGGCAGCTATCGCCTGAGCCCCACCAAGCTTGTAGATCTCATCCGCTCCGGCGATATCCGCGGCAGCAAGCGTTAGCGGTGCGATTCTGCCAGAACCATCCGGAGGTGTACATACGACCACCCTCTCAACGCCCGCGACCTTTGCTGGAATGACACACATCAGCGCAGAGCTGGGATACGCTGCCCTTCCTCCAGGGACATAGGCGCCGACGCTCTCCAGCGGCACGACCTTCTGCCCTGCGACGACGCCTGGCGCGACCTGGTAGAGCCAGAGATCCTTTGTCCGCTCCTCATCGTGGAATGCGTAGATGTTCTGGGCCGCGAGCTCAAGAGCGCTGAGAATGCCCTCATCCAAAGCATCGTACGCTTCCTCGATCTCATCCTCTGAAACCCTGAAACTCTCGAGGCGCACTCCATCGAACCGCTCCGTGTACTTCCTCAGGGCTTCATCGCCGTTCTCTGCTACATCCATCACTATATCGTTGACCCTCTGCAGGACATCCTGTATTCCGATCTCTCTAGAAAGTAGAACCTTCAGGTCCTCTGAACTCAGCTCATTAAGTTTCTTCACGATCATTTTAAAAGCTCCTTATCTCCTAGATCTGCCCCTCTGAAGCCGGTATATCTCGCTGATCCTCTCCAGCGTATCGGCCTCAGATGGCGATTTATCATCCCTCACGGCTATCAGCCTCGGAAAACGCAGGGCGTAGCCAGATGAGTAATTGGGGCTCCTCTGGATCTCCTCATAGCCGACCTCGAAGACGATCTGCGGATGGACCTCCACCTCCATCCCCTCCTCCTTGACGATCAGGTCCCTGAAGAGATCGGTGAGCTCCGCGAGCATCTCATCGGTGATCCCTGTTGCGACCCAGCCGACGTCCTTCAGCTCCCCGGTATCAGAGTCGACGCAGGCGAGCCTGTAAGAGCCGAGAAGGTT
Proteins encoded in this window:
- a CDS encoding thiamine pyrophosphate-dependent enzyme, translating into MEKLLAPGHRACAGCSMPTVINLVLDAAGPNTIVATPTGCIEVTTTPYPESAWRVPWIHSLFENAAAVASGIEAALNHFGKNHNVFVIAGDGSTLDIGMGCISGMFDRGHNVKYVCYDNEAYMNTGVQRSSSTPPCTSTTTTPSGKVSFGNPRPKKDMPAIAVAHRVPYVATASVAYPVDLRRKVKRAISIPGPAYIQVNAPCITGWSFEAGTTVEIARLAVETCLWPLYEYVNGELAGVKKIHVKRPVEDYLKAQGRYRHLFRMKGGDEMIRVLQQMADENARKFGLLYEGDVTCTSGE
- a CDS encoding uridylate kinase, encoding MRFYVVKIGGSLIGCAKEIVLRLSILAESGYGFLVVPGGGPMADLVRSLYNRGMVSDEAAHWMAVLAMEEYAYLLTDGTGAEPVDALSQSQGVRVLRPYRYLLENDRGLEHSWDYTSDAIAALVACRLGSDMIKVTDVDGVMISGRLVSAVRASELMGHRSCVDQGTLRIIESCGTRCFVLNGSVPDELIAMVEELPERCRGTVIW
- the ribC gene encoding riboflavin synthase; this translates as MKRIGIADTTFARYDMARAAIREIKKHASVEIVRYTVPGVKDLPVAAKRLIEEHKCDIVIALGMPGAAPIDKVCAHEASTGLIMAQLMTNRHIIEVFVHEDEAADERALARLAEKRAAEHALNAIRLLFRPEELTRMAGTGQRQGFEDAGPLEGDGGTH
- a CDS encoding bifunctional fructose-bisphosphatase/inositol-phosphate phosphatase, with amino-acid sequence MSLSAVGAKLKSLCDSMSANVASAVSSIAGTSGAGAHIKIGADGTPTKAIDQIAEEAALAPLRDCGSGFRVLSEEMGESVIGEDPAYFIHLDPLDGTFNAIHGIPFYAISIFISDGTTHLAYVRDLVRGTRYYAEPGGGAYREESSVEPIKVSGTARLGDFSISAYTMRPRTSRIVGVGDVVRRMRNLGAASLELCYVADGRLDAFIDLRGSLRVVDVIAGILMVEEAGGTVTDSRGGKLHLSRNMWERTDLIASNGLMHREILELIEGGTH
- a CDS encoding elongation factor 1-beta, producing the protein MGTVAAKIRIMPESTEIDMESLKESIRSVVPASVKLHAMDVRPIAFGLKALIAVVLLDDRAGGGTAEVEEAFSKVKGVESVEVEEVGLI
- a CDS encoding zinc finger domain-containing protein, with product MKDVPEKCISCGVTLLGTGGVRFPCPSCGVIIARCNRCKKQSNIYTCKSCGFTGP
- a CDS encoding NAD(+)/NADH kinase encodes the protein MVPIRIGFVSRNDADSIKLAGSLIDHFRDRAEIFVDPELAEHLGLKGTPVGEMDVDFIVSIGGDGTILRTIHKMEDPRPILGINMGTVGFLVDVEPKDAVRTIEHLLLGFEVDERTRIETLLRGERLPPATNEVALITSSPAKMLDFDIKVNGSPLERLRADGMIFATSTGSTAYAMSAGGPIVDPHLDAIVLVPVAPFKLSARPWVIRGDSLIEVDLKLPGKEALVVVDGQTMATVTHGDEIIMRRAERPARFVKASRDGFYEKVKAKLV
- a CDS encoding IMP cyclohydrolase, whose amino-acid sequence is MYVGRIVAVGISGDGVWVGYRVSSRSFPNRRATASGSSIFVHPLDPSDLLKNPYITYPCIRASNDFAVVSNGDHTDMIFDRIEDGSGPLDAVALSLVAYGYERDDLRTPRIAGVVSGRRAVMGIAAHDEIHVREIELHDGDAWMVATYEKTGFEPVSMEGTSASSIARSLFGLPFERPVCSAAAFRKGDGFELAVYNPR
- the fhcD gene encoding formylmethanofuran--tetrahydromethanopterin N-formyltransferase; protein product: MEINGVEIDDTFAEAFPIKIGRVLITAISERWALEAAREATGFGTSVIMCPAEAGIECIVPTTETPDGRPGVYIQICNMSWKSLETSLLARIGQCVLTAPTTAVFNGLPGAERQFDTGKKLGYFGDGYQCEIEYCNRKFCKIPIMEGDFLVEETIGAVDGIAGGNFYILGQNQPAALMAAEAAVDAISKLRGTITPFPGGVVASGSKVGSRYKFLKASTNVAFCPSLKEQGVCALPENVTAGYEIVINGISREAIEEAMRVGIRAACRVPGVIRISAGNFGGKLGPHQFHLHRILEQ
- the hisD gene encoding histidinol dehydrogenase, with protein sequence MIVKKLNELSSEDLKVLLSREIGIQDVLQRVNDIVMDVAENGDEALRKYTERFDGVRLESFRVSEDEIEEAYDALDEGILSALELAAQNIYAFHDEERTKDLWLYQVAPGVVAGQKVVPLESVGAYVPGGRAAYPSSALMCVIPAKVAGVERVVVCTPPDGSGRIAPLTLAAADIAGADEIYKLGGAQAIAAMALGTESIERVEKIVGPGNVYVTAAKMLVRGSVEIDFPAGPSEVLIVADSSADPEFIASDMIAQAEHDPSSIAVVVTTSEPLMRAVETELSSQAEKTERRDIVQASLERCALLLAESLDDAMAFSNAFAPEHLELMVRDPMDALNMVRNAGSVFLGHYTPVAAGDYATGTNHVLPTAGYAKIFSGLNIDAFTKKISVQSMTGEGLESLADVIIKMAESEGLRAHAESVRIRMRR